The window GATGAGCATTCTGCGTTGGAGTTTTGTAGCGTGGGCAGCCGCCAAGGAGGTGAACGGTTCTTGACCGGTTCCAACAGTAAGCTTTCTGCGTTGGTGATGCGTTACGTGGCCAGTAAAAAGTTTTCTCGGTCGGTTCGGCAGAGAGGATATGAATTTGAATTGCAGGATGGAAGGAGTACTCGACGTGCCTTCCTACGTGGGCCGCACACGAGTACTTGCCAGACTATCGATACCGAGGAAGCGGTGAAATCATCACGACCGACATGGCGCACCGAGAAGTGCAATCAATCCACTGGCATTGATGGCCAATTGTAGGTTGGGCTGAGAATGGCAATCTCAATTCTCGTCATCCCCGTCGCCCCGTAGCgaatgtgcacgtgttgtGCCCGTGGTCAGGGCAGAATCAAGATCGAGAGGCGCTCGCCCTCTTGGCGGTGCATGAATTTTGCCAGCCGCTAAACAGGTCATCCCATCTGCTTGAAATTTCAACTCCAACTACAAGATACTCATCCGCCCAAATCAAAACCGAGGGCCGTTCAAAAAGGCAGAACCGTGCCGGCGCCAGCTACCCCATGTGTtgcccgtcctcgccgccgcggagcgccagcagcgctCTCACGTCGTGCACGTATTGCAGGCCTTCCAGCAGGGGCACCAGATGCATCAGGTCGTTATCCGTCGGGTCGTTGATCCAGCCCTGAATGGGAATCGCGTTATCTGCGGCGCGGTTAGCCTACACGGTCATGTGCACACGACCAAGGCCatgaggatggaggaagcCAAGAAAACAAAGGAAGGGAAAGGGAAGCAAGGGAAGCCGAAAGGGACTTGCCTTCGTGGAACAGGTAGCTCAGCGGGCTGTTGTCCAGAATCATGACCTTGCTCAGGTCCGGCTCGACGGAGCTGAGGTCCTTAATGTAGGCGCCCTGCCGGTAGGAGCAATGCTGGCGGTAGTAGCGGGCCGAGAAGAATTTGCGCTCCGACTCGAGCCAGTCGATGACGGGGTCGGCGTACTCCTGCACCGAGGCGGTGAATATGACGAGGTTGAACCACTTGCAGACGCGGCGCAGGAACTCGTCGCAGAACGGACGCTTGTTGACCCAGTACAGGATCGGGTGCTGGGCCGCGCCGCTctggctgccgaggccgagggaggcggcgtTGAGCCGGACCTCGACCATGTGACCGGTGCTCATCCTGCCGCCCTTGGACATGCTGTGGATGagcgtctcgtcgaggtcgaggatcAGCGTCTTCTGGtgcttcgtcggcgcctccATGTTGAGGTACGACGGCTGCCGTCGGGGTATCAGcggtctcggcggcgccggcatcttCGGGTACCGGGTGAGCGCCGCTATGGGCGACGTCGGGGACTTGATCTGGGCCAGCagccgctcgtcctcgcccgtctTGGTCGCCGACGCGGTCCTTCGGTTCTtgcgctgctgccgccgctgggcctcgtcgccgtggagTTTGATCCTGATCGATCTTCGACCGGTGCCGGAGTCGTCGCCACCGGGGCTCGGCGTCTTGGGCCGaccgtcaccgacgccgccgccgccgccgcgaccgccgccgcttcttCTTTTGGAagccttgccgtcgtccaCTTCCGAGTCGGAGGAGGCGcccgaggtggacgaggcggcgctcGACGGTACCGGTCGAGGGGCCGACGATCGGTAGCCCCAGCCATGgacgctcgagctcgtcgccgaggaacGAGTCCCGGGCGCGCCGTCGGGTCCGGCGTAGCTTTCGAGGCCGCCCTTGCGGACACCGAAGAGTTTTTTGAGCTGCGTCATTGGCGCAAAGTTGGATTGCTCGTCGTACAGGCAGGCCATTAGGTAGACGCCGGGCGACGCCAGCGTGGCGAGTATCCACCGCAGCGAGTTGAGGATGCTCGAGACGAAGCCGCGGGGCATCGAATGCCACCAGCGACCGCTTCGACCCTCCTTGGTCTCGTGCAGCAACGgcgtctcctcgacggccgccggcttctcgtcgtcgcacTCGGCCGGTTCCTCGAAGGGGTCGTGaccgaaggcgacggcggcctgctGTTCGTGGGCGGCCGCCTTGTCCTGCGACTTTTCCGCGACCGACTTTTCGTCCGATATGACGTCGGCGATGGGGCCGATGCTGTTGGAACGAGACGGGGTcgggctcgacgatggcgagacGCGGGCGGTGATGATGTTGAGAGAGTTCATCTTGGCGAGGGCCAGCACGCCAtgagacgagggcgtcgctgGCGGCGGAATGTCTTTGGCCGAGTAAGGACGATGTCGATGCCGGATCGGACAGATGgtcgcgaggaggaggaggaggaggaagaggaggagggagcgCTCGACCGCGACGTTCTCCCCGTGGACGCCGTCGAATGTCCTTTGTTTGTTTTCCGCAGAATCGCGtcgggaggaggggggggggagggagcgGAAGATGAGAAGCGGCGAAGGCGGATGCCTGGCCTCGCGGTCGTACGCCTGCTTCGGATGCTCAGCTTTCGGCGAAGGGATGGGCTACTgtggatggagatggatgATGGGAGTTGGGGGACTGCAGGGGTTGCGAGTCGAAGGTGCAGCAACAACCGTCCGATGTTGGCTGTTGGCCTGACCGTCAGCGGGTCAGTTCAGGACGGGACAGGCGACGACAGAAGGGTACCTGCAAgtgagtactaggtaattgGTGCTAACAGTCCTAGCAGGGTCTGTGGGCGACATGcttccatgtactgtaagttaGTACAGGGCACTTACTGCCTCTGGGAGTAGCGTGCAGTCATGGTGCCAGTAGAgttacatgcacatgcgccGCTACGACTCTACGAGCAAGTCTACCGCAGGCACGTACTCGGTGCTTGTTGTAGCTGCACATTCAGGTTCTGCgctgcttgcatgtacatgcatgtacattgtacatgcacggtaTGGCGCCAggctgtaagtaggtacatgtacagtcgGCAACGCTGCTGAATGTCACGgcccgtggcggcggcggcaggcgtcCTCGTTCTTGGAGCGTCTGCACATCAGTGCAGACAAATACTAGCAGCAGAAGTTTGGCTTGTCGGTGGCATTTTTCGCCAAAACTGGACGCATGATGAAGCAGGAATACGTCACGTTACCGTGGCAGCTCAACAAATCGATTTCAACCTACTGTATTCTCTCCGCTTTGCCTCAGCTTTGCGAGATTGGCATCCGgcctctttttttttttttttagggctcgtactgtacttaacatttgtatacagtactccgtagttgtagttgtacagtacttactgaagTACCGCCAAGAATGGTCAGGTTGACCGTCAGCCCCAACGTCGGGTCACGTTGCCGAGGAAGGATTGCTGTACCCGTATTTCACGACAGAAATGCCCCGAGCGCGGGCAGTGCTGTGGAGAATGACCACTGCCGCAGCCTGTCAGTGACGACGCGACGCTACATTACGAGGTATCAAGTACAAATACGCTATACTTTTAGTGAACGTAGCCTGGGAGGTTGCCCCAATGGGCTCGCAAATGCGTTGCCGGCACATGCActagctactaggtacctagtagccttcagtgtactgtactgtacttgcatctcATGTGTatttactaggtacctaggtattacaactattacaCCTACCTACGTTGATGTACGTATGCATGTACTAGTACCCGTATATCCAGGCACATGCTGCATCCTTTTCAGTACTAACCTTCGGTAGCGTCAGTCGCCaactattacttactccctAATACCCTATCAGCCCAGCAAAGCACTGAGTGCCCGGACGTCCGTTGTTTCAAGTTTCAAGCACTCCAATGTATTCAACTCCGTATAACTAGTCCCCTGCCCTGCTGTATCGCATCTACGCTCCACTGGACAGCCGCGGCATTGTGTAGCATTATGTCTGTTTGTGCCGAGGTTTGTACTGTAGTGGTTGGAAACCGACGCAGTCGAGGTATCCGTTtgtcaccccccccccccctccctcacCATCGGAACCGCCGCTGAGCGTGCGGAACAAGGTCCATTCTTTCTTCCCCATTCGACCGTGTACAGTCGTGTGGAGAGGGTTTCGGTCGgggtaagtactgtaagtctGCCAGCTTTGTACACAGCACCAGCTTATCCACGTATCGTACGGAGGGTGCTGCGATGGATACGACCGTGCATGCATACTgacagcaagtacacgcatGCATAGAATTGGTCATACACCAAGTATGAATATGATATGCGAGACATGAGAGTGTCGAACACGAGTTTCCGATATAATACCACCAGACCTTCTGGGTATGGCAAGATTTAGTCGCAAGGTGCTGTAGCTAGGGAGCGGAGAatatacatacatgtactccgtacagtgcacatCAACTAACTATCGGAACAATCCTGAGAGTACTAATGGAGTAGCActctgcaagtaataattacagcGCAGCATCACCCTCTGTACCCTTTGATAGTAcggcacggagtgctccgtacctgacACCTGATTCTCACCACCACTGTGGAGTACCATAGCTTTGCTAGTAGCAATTGCTGGTAATAGCGACAGGAGATGGGATCGGGCTGCAGTGCCGCCACCTTCTGCAAAGCAACGAGCAAGTCTCCTCATGGCATGCGTCAACAGAGCGCTTCTAAAAAAGCAACCAATTCTCATCGTCTGAATTTGGACCATGGGAATCGTGTGTGCTTGTGCGGAATACGGAGAAGAGTGCACTACCGCTGCAGCGTCGACACTGACTGCCTCGCCTAGGGGTCACCACCCCGCACAACCCCACCCACCGATTGCACTGCAGCTTGTCACGTCGGTCGCGAGCGAAAAAAGATCTCAGCACTAGGCAAACCATCCCATCAAGGACATGCTGTAAGAGCACTCGAGCTCGAGTCACCGCCATCACCACCGCCATCACCACCGCAACTCCCTGGACCTCCTCTGGTTGCCTGACCCTCATTCGCACATCGCCTCGACCGCCTGGCTGCTGCCATCGCCATCTTCAATCCATTGGCTACGCTGCAAGGACTCGGTCGCCTGCTCTTTTCTCC of the Drechmeria coniospora strain ARSEF 6962 chromosome 01, whole genome shotgun sequence genome contains:
- a CDS encoding NIF domain protein yields the protein MTARYSQRQTFDGVHGENVAVERSLLLFLLLLLLATICPIRHRHRPYSAKDIPPPATPSSHGVLALAKMNSLNIITARVSPSSSPTPSRSNSIGPIADVISDEKSVAEKSQDKAAAHEQQAAVAFGHDPFEEPAECDDEKPAAVEETPLLHETKEGRSGRWWHSMPRGFVSSILNSLRWILATLASPGVYLMACLYDEQSNFAPMTQLKKLFGVRKGGLESYAGPDGAPGTRSSATSSSVHGWGYRSSAPRPVPSSAASSTSGASSDSEVDDGKASKRRSGGGRGGGGGVGDGRPKTPSPGGDDSGTGRRSIRIKLHGDEAQRRQQRKNRRTASATKTGEDERLLAQIKSPTSPIAALTRYPKMPAPPRPLIPRRQPSYLNMEAPTKHQKTLILDLDETLIHSMSKGGRMSTGHMVEVRLNAASLGLGSQSGAAQHPILYWVNKRPFCDEFLRRVCKWFNLVIFTASVQEYADPVIDWLESERKFFSARYYRQHCSYRQGAYIKDLSSVEPDLSKANRAADNAIPIQGWINDPTDNDLMHLVPLLEGLQYVHDVRALLALRGGEDGQHMG